The Methanolacinia petrolearia DSM 11571 genome has a segment encoding these proteins:
- a CDS encoding nucleotide-binding protein, with product MKIVVASGKGGTGKSTVAANLAYSLLDLHPVTLVDCDVEVPNLHLFFESEPEIRDVFTTIPKVDTDLCTLCGDCGNFCRYGAIAVLKDRVLIFEKMCHACGGCMIVCPEKAISETPYPIGLVEDSNPISGLRLISGFLKEGEVLAPRIIRTAKEVAEDDELVIIDSSPGIACPVIEAMDDADFCILVTESTPFGLHDLDLAVGVTKSLDLKAGVVINRSDGSDEEVRDYCMKADVPVLLTIPFDKEIASVQNKGGLISEKMSGWKEKFAGLYNECLRISGVAL from the coding sequence ATGAAGATCGTTGTTGCGAGCGGAAAGGGCGGAACCGGGAAGAGTACGGTTGCAGCCAATCTTGCATATTCCCTTCTTGATCTGCATCCGGTGACACTTGTCGACTGTGACGTGGAGGTTCCGAATCTCCACCTCTTCTTCGAATCTGAGCCTGAAATCAGGGATGTCTTTACCACAATTCCAAAAGTTGATACGGATCTATGCACTCTCTGCGGTGACTGCGGGAATTTCTGTCGTTACGGTGCAATAGCAGTACTGAAGGATCGAGTGCTTATCTTTGAAAAGATGTGCCATGCATGCGGTGGTTGCATGATCGTCTGTCCTGAAAAAGCCATATCAGAGACCCCTTATCCTATAGGTCTGGTGGAGGACTCAAATCCGATTTCGGGCTTAAGACTTATCAGCGGATTTTTGAAAGAAGGAGAGGTTCTTGCACCCCGGATAATCAGGACTGCAAAAGAGGTGGCGGAAGATGACGAACTTGTCATAATCGACTCGTCCCCCGGAATTGCCTGTCCTGTAATTGAGGCGATGGACGATGCCGATTTCTGCATACTTGTAACCGAATCAACCCCCTTCGGCCTTCACGATCTCGATCTTGCCGTTGGCGTGACAAAAAGCCTCGACCTGAAGGCGGGAGTCGTGATAAACCGCAGCGACGGTTCAGACGAGGAGGTTCGCGATTACTGTATGAAAGCTGACGTCCCTGTTCTCCTGACGATCCCGTTCGATAAGGAGATCGCATCCGTGCAGAACAAGGGAGGACTAATCAGCGAAAAGATGTCCGGCTGGAAGGAAAAGTTTGCCGGGCTGTATAACGAATGCCTCAGGATCAGCGGGGTGGCTCTATGA
- a CDS encoding type 1 glutamine amidotransferase yields MRIHSLLHEPFEDTGYIRIWAEEKGHPFSETLLYAGEPLPDTGDFDLLVIMGGSMNIYEEDKFPWLSGEKAFIKSAIDAGNKVLGICLGGQLIADVLGAPVRKNKYPEVGWFSVEKTADAEKIPLCRGIPYSFTVFQWHGDTFGIPDEAINLFRSSACENQGFIYRGRVLGLQFHPEMMEENLKSLTENCYDGLEGDRTFIQPLAEILKGSNIRSANVVMILILAYFEGL; encoded by the coding sequence ATGAGAATACATTCCCTTCTTCACGAACCTTTCGAGGATACCGGCTATATCCGTATCTGGGCGGAGGAGAAAGGCCATCCGTTCTCCGAGACCCTGCTTTATGCCGGAGAACCGTTGCCTGATACTGGTGATTTCGATCTTCTCGTCATAATGGGGGGTTCGATGAACATATACGAGGAGGATAAGTTCCCGTGGCTTTCGGGTGAGAAAGCGTTCATCAAATCCGCAATCGATGCAGGGAATAAGGTGCTCGGGATCTGTCTCGGCGGACAACTTATTGCCGACGTTCTCGGTGCCCCGGTCCGGAAGAACAAATATCCCGAGGTGGGATGGTTTTCTGTAGAAAAGACCGCCGATGCGGAAAAGATCCCGCTATGCAGGGGAATCCCTTACAGCTTTACAGTCTTCCAGTGGCACGGGGATACTTTCGGAATCCCGGATGAGGCTATAAATCTTTTCAGGAGCTCAGCCTGCGAGAATCAGGGATTCATCTACAGGGGCAGAGTTCTGGGACTCCAGTTTCATCCCGAGATGATGGAGGAGAACCTGAAGAGCCTGACGGAAAACTGCTATGACGGGCTGGAAGGGGACAGGACTTTTATCCAGCCTCTTGCGGAGATTCTTAAAGGATCGAATATTCGTTCCGCAAACGTGGTGATGATTTTGATTCTTGCGTATTTTGAGGGTCTTTGA
- a CDS encoding DUF134 domain-containing protein, with translation MTPEERGPDSKGAGCRRRGRGRPRVPRTIGENVGSFHCYGPLCRSCEGEDMTVVLYPEEIGIIRLVDLMGYDQESAAAEIGVSRKTLWRDLHDARRKIADALVNGKMIRVVGCRREMKGECPENNIPQDDEEDLS, from the coding sequence ATGACCCCCGAAGAGAGAGGCCCGGATTCAAAAGGGGCCGGATGCCGCCGCAGGGGGCGTGGAAGGCCGAGGGTTCCGAGAACCATCGGGGAAAATGTTGGTAGCTTTCACTGCTACGGTCCGCTCTGCCGGAGCTGCGAAGGGGAGGATATGACAGTCGTCCTTTACCCGGAGGAGATCGGGATCATCAGGCTGGTGGATCTCATGGGTTACGACCAGGAATCCGCCGCAGCGGAGATCGGAGTTTCAAGAAAGACTCTCTGGCGCGATCTGCATGATGCAAGAAGAAAAATTGCAGATGCATTGGTGAACGGCAAGATGATCCGTGTCGTGGGATGCCGGAGAGAGATGAAAGGAGAATGCCCTGAGAATAATATTCCGCAGGATGATGAAGAAGATCTCTCTTAA
- a CDS encoding NifB/NifX family molybdenum-iron cluster-binding protein produces MKVAVAMEGNNVSAHFGHCASYAVFNVNGLDIVREEDLISPGHEPGRLPVFLSEHNVDFVIAGGMGPRAVELFCSNGIEVILGISGSIDSAISEFAKGNLVAGESMCHHDGSECDGSHGE; encoded by the coding sequence ATGAAAGTAGCAGTAGCAATGGAAGGAAACAATGTTTCCGCACATTTTGGTCATTGTGCATCTTATGCAGTATTCAACGTCAACGGTTTGGATATAGTAAGGGAAGAGGATCTCATTAGTCCCGGTCATGAACCCGGGCGTCTTCCGGTTTTCCTGAGCGAACATAATGTCGATTTCGTGATCGCCGGCGGCATGGGTCCGCGTGCAGTGGAACTCTTCTGCAGTAACGGCATCGAGGTAATCCTTGGTATTTCCGGAAGTATCGACTCGGCTATATCGGAGTTTGCAAAGGGCAACCTTGTTGCAGGCGAGAGCATGTGCCACCATGACGGCAGTGAATGCGACGGCTCACACGGTGAATGA
- a CDS encoding hybrid sensor histidine kinase/response regulator gives MEPGFSLVVISDKAIAEIIKKGLKQLKKGSDLRIDTKFFGSAEKALSAIETGDYDLIIARYKTADLSGTELIREIKEKNFITPLIIIADPADDKEILKALHAGLEFDLVSSADLELAIRQINRNIIAAMDLKNSHERSGYSKRIVRGILDSADNLGIITTDENKIITFFSGGAEKILGYSHEELVGKETPMRFHIEEEISSRAKEFSERTGKNIKGLDLFAEIMIEGPERHDWTYKKKDGSLISVELTVTPIRDDKGNIRGAFGVFYDITDKKRLEEEFKSYKIQSSGIIANIPEPTFAIDLGGRVIAWNRAVEELTGIPAQDILGKGDHEYAIPFYGKRRPMLIDLITEPEEMMKKWNYEDITKTGNVIAADVVPFKIRGKIYYFRASASPVYNTDGKTIGAIESATDVTHIKKVEEALAREKANVEYIIDSLPGMFYMFYMFDEKGKFVRWNKNLETLTGYSAEEVRKMKPLEFIDDDYKDQSSESIETAFLKGYSDTEAVIVTKDGRRIPFFFSANKEVIDGIPYILGMGLDITKSKETETEIRKLASVVKHSGEMIALANQDGIINFINEAGAKMIGIDANDITRYHFMDLIPDHLKDKMNTVIMPATVEKGLWEGEIQYINKKAGNTIDVHAMIFTINDPETDEMIYLATVSLDITERKKAVAALREVNKKLNLLGSITRHDILNQITVAQGYMDILEMDGLIPKNSDAGDKCEKVAGAIETIKRLILFTRDYKDLGEQSPEWYNVGRIIDKNYKNLGFRSIQLVNETDDLEVYADPLFEKVIYNLFDNAVKHGEKITTIKFYFTEEGENLNLICEDDGIGISDEFKEKIFKREHYKNTGLGLFLSREILSITGMSIEENGVYGKGARFRINIPKGAFRFAE, from the coding sequence ATGGAACCCGGATTCTCCCTGGTGGTTATCAGCGACAAAGCCATTGCAGAGATCATAAAGAAAGGACTGAAGCAGTTGAAGAAGGGTTCGGATCTCAGGATAGATACAAAATTTTTCGGATCGGCAGAAAAGGCACTTTCAGCTATTGAAACCGGAGATTACGACCTCATAATTGCACGTTATAAAACAGCGGATCTAAGCGGAACCGAACTGATCAGGGAGATTAAAGAAAAAAACTTTATTACTCCTCTTATAATCATTGCCGATCCGGCCGATGACAAAGAGATTCTTAAAGCCCTGCATGCCGGCCTTGAATTTGACCTTGTATCCTCAGCAGATCTGGAACTGGCCATCAGACAGATTAACAGGAATATAATTGCTGCGATGGATCTAAAAAACTCACATGAAAGATCAGGATATTCTAAAAGAATAGTAAGAGGAATATTAGATTCTGCGGATAATCTGGGAATCATTACAACAGACGAAAACAAAATTATTACCTTTTTTAGCGGAGGCGCCGAAAAAATACTTGGTTACAGCCACGAAGAACTGGTAGGCAAAGAAACTCCAATGAGATTCCACATCGAGGAAGAAATCTCCAGCCGTGCAAAGGAGTTTTCGGAAAGGACAGGAAAAAACATTAAAGGCCTTGATTTGTTTGCCGAAATAATGATTGAAGGTCCTGAAAGACACGATTGGACGTATAAAAAAAAGGACGGCAGCCTTATTTCCGTTGAACTGACAGTAACACCAATAAGAGACGATAAAGGAAACATTCGGGGAGCATTCGGAGTTTTTTACGATATAACAGATAAAAAAAGACTTGAAGAAGAATTCAAGTCATACAAGATCCAGTCTTCGGGAATAATAGCCAATATACCCGAACCTACCTTCGCTATCGATCTCGGGGGCAGGGTGATCGCATGGAACCGGGCAGTCGAAGAACTGACCGGCATTCCTGCACAGGACATACTTGGAAAAGGAGATCACGAATACGCAATACCATTCTACGGAAAGCGTCGCCCGATGCTCATAGACCTGATAACCGAACCGGAAGAAATGATGAAAAAATGGAACTACGAGGATATTACAAAAACAGGCAATGTAATAGCAGCCGATGTTGTTCCTTTCAAAATAAGGGGAAAAATCTACTATTTCAGGGCCAGCGCTTCTCCGGTATACAATACGGACGGCAAAACCATCGGTGCAATAGAGTCAGCCACAGACGTTACTCACATAAAAAAAGTAGAAGAGGCCCTCGCCAGGGAGAAAGCCAATGTAGAATATATAATCGACAGCCTGCCCGGAATGTTTTATATGTTCTATATGTTCGATGAGAAAGGCAAGTTCGTCAGGTGGAACAAGAACCTTGAAACATTAACCGGGTACTCGGCAGAAGAAGTCCGAAAGATGAAACCGCTTGAGTTCATCGATGATGATTATAAAGACCAGTCCTCTGAATCCATTGAAACGGCTTTCTTAAAGGGGTACTCAGATACAGAAGCGGTTATAGTCACCAAAGACGGCAGAAGAATTCCCTTTTTCTTTTCGGCAAACAAGGAAGTAATCGACGGAATTCCATATATTCTCGGGATGGGGCTTGATATTACAAAGTCAAAGGAGACTGAAACAGAGATAAGGAAACTTGCTTCGGTTGTAAAACATTCCGGGGAGATGATAGCTCTGGCAAACCAGGACGGGATTATTAACTTCATCAACGAAGCGGGAGCAAAGATGATAGGTATCGATGCAAATGATATCACCAGATATCATTTTATGGACCTCATTCCTGATCACCTGAAAGATAAAATGAATACCGTAATTATGCCCGCAACGGTCGAAAAAGGGCTATGGGAAGGAGAAATCCAGTACATCAACAAAAAAGCAGGTAATACCATCGACGTCCATGCAATGATCTTCACCATTAATGATCCTGAAACAGACGAAATGATTTATCTTGCAACTGTTTCGCTGGACATAACCGAAAGAAAGAAAGCCGTGGCCGCGTTGAGGGAGGTCAATAAAAAACTCAATCTTCTGGGGAGCATAACACGGCACGACATCCTGAACCAGATAACAGTAGCACAGGGATATATGGATATCCTGGAGATGGACGGTTTGATCCCGAAAAATTCCGATGCCGGCGACAAGTGTGAAAAGGTCGCGGGTGCAATAGAGACCATAAAGAGACTTATTCTTTTCACGAGAGACTATAAGGACCTCGGCGAGCAATCCCCGGAATGGTACAATGTTGGCAGGATAATAGATAAAAACTATAAAAATTTAGGATTCCGGTCGATACAACTTGTCAATGAGACCGACGACCTCGAAGTATATGCCGATCCACTCTTCGAGAAGGTGATCTACAATCTCTTTGATAATGCAGTGAAACACGGAGAAAAGATAACAACAATTAAATTTTATTTCACGGAAGAGGGAGAGAACCTGAACCTCATATGCGAAGATGACGGTATCGGGATTTCCGATGAATTCAAGGAGAAAATATTCAAAAGGGAGCATTATAAGAATACAGGACTCGGCCTCTTTCTTTCCAGGGAGATTCTCTCGATCACCGGCATGTCGATTGAAGAAAACGGCGTTTATGGCAAAGGAGCAAGATTCAGGATAAATATCCCTAAAGGAGCGTTTCGCTTTGCTGAATAA
- a CDS encoding ATP-dependent helicase has translation MTDENKFEPNQSQTEAIKGCGVQLVLAGPGSGKTRVITEKILHMIRENGAKPEEILALTFSEKAAAEMAERLEKETDISRLTIATFHSFCLEVLEDNVLDTGISFNSGLISRTSQLIWGMKSIDSFGFEAVEIGNNGPSVIESIIDGISRFRDELISAEDIEEYLEEKNAQETSADEDIYLGKLSDLLKVYREYENYKRREELLDFDDMIHETVRLFRNKPDIRRQYENRFRYILVDEFQDTNYAQLELIKLLTSGHLCIVGDDDQSIYRFRGACEGNVDEFAGHFKDHKKVVLEENYRNTGKILRVARQLIECADGSCTKNLRSNRGEGEPVIVAECSNENTEAGYVADEIESLMGEGFLPGEIAILCRKRSECGKFHKILDSRNIPCEFTGDAEFFAIPVIKDAVSYLKAVANPAESAIPLNRMMRQAGVSETAILEINTGAKQIRREGGKGDGVLEAMKRCGTEEDPDTIVIREVAENVDALSAARHKKTLPALVREIVLRTGKLYSKDREGVAALNRLYEIALEFSRINPSGEIGDLLDHLSLLRDLSGDFGVNEKTGSGVRIMTVHQSKGKEFSAVFVTDLAERRFPLNYRSKPFRVPVDLSKSIRPGDDEKELYKQEERRLLYVAMTRAKEKLYLTRAIRYGENKNDSKPSVFLTEIDYLNNTDISIVSTDGGKNGKDNLISATGGPAEDPFSEENKLMKEAVAAIADKRYRSAVGKILALEYVRSLDEGKEFDNREFLNIPFEKPAVPRRKPEPLIKPGDGTRLSASALKLYDDCPLRFKFEKILRIPTEPRTYFSLGTTAHLIIEHLTKMKMGGETPSMEKAEDLLERFWSPDAYSSQKHEREDRTRLIAHLNNYLEWEMNNPNIPVETEMEFEIRVLGTPFTGYIDRLERTESGGYAVVDYKTSKTPMSKNDAKEDIQLNLYALCVKEKTGSLPEKVSLFYLDKGKMVDYIPDYESISAFLENAEPVIDRIFAGDFEPKESRNCLYCDYRILCGK, from the coding sequence ATGACGGACGAAAATAAATTCGAACCCAACCAAAGCCAGACCGAGGCAATAAAAGGATGCGGGGTACAGCTCGTCCTTGCCGGTCCCGGATCAGGAAAGACACGGGTTATCACCGAAAAGATCCTCCACATGATCAGGGAGAACGGTGCAAAGCCCGAAGAGATCCTCGCACTCACCTTCTCTGAGAAGGCCGCAGCCGAGATGGCGGAACGGCTTGAAAAAGAGACGGATATAAGTCGGCTGACTATCGCAACATTCCATTCCTTCTGCCTCGAAGTCCTCGAGGACAACGTGCTCGACACGGGAATTTCATTCAACTCGGGCCTGATCAGCCGGACAAGCCAGCTTATATGGGGAATGAAGAGTATCGACAGTTTCGGGTTCGAAGCGGTGGAGATCGGGAACAACGGACCGTCCGTAATAGAATCGATAATCGACGGAATCAGCAGATTCAGGGACGAACTGATATCGGCGGAAGATATCGAAGAATACCTTGAAGAAAAGAATGCTCAGGAGACATCCGCCGACGAAGATATTTACCTTGGAAAACTCTCCGACCTCCTGAAGGTCTACAGGGAGTACGAGAATTATAAAAGAAGAGAGGAGCTTCTCGATTTCGACGACATGATCCACGAGACAGTCCGCCTGTTCAGGAATAAACCCGACATCAGGAGACAATATGAGAACCGCTTCAGGTACATCCTTGTCGACGAATTCCAGGACACAAATTACGCCCAGCTCGAACTTATCAAGCTCCTGACATCGGGTCATTTATGCATAGTCGGCGACGACGACCAGTCGATATACAGGTTCCGGGGGGCCTGCGAAGGAAATGTCGACGAATTCGCCGGGCATTTCAAAGATCACAAGAAGGTCGTACTCGAGGAGAATTACAGGAACACGGGGAAGATCCTGAGGGTCGCACGACAGCTGATCGAATGTGCGGACGGGTCATGCACCAAGAACCTGAGATCGAACAGAGGCGAAGGAGAACCCGTAATAGTCGCCGAATGCAGTAACGAAAATACCGAAGCAGGATACGTGGCCGACGAGATCGAATCACTAATGGGCGAAGGATTCCTCCCGGGGGAGATCGCAATACTGTGCAGGAAGAGATCGGAATGCGGTAAATTCCACAAGATCCTCGACAGCAGGAACATACCCTGCGAATTTACGGGCGATGCCGAATTCTTTGCGATTCCGGTGATTAAAGACGCCGTCTCTTACCTGAAAGCAGTCGCAAACCCTGCCGAATCAGCCATCCCGCTCAACAGGATGATGAGGCAGGCAGGCGTATCGGAGACAGCGATACTGGAGATCAATACCGGGGCAAAACAGATCCGGCGGGAAGGTGGAAAAGGCGACGGCGTTCTCGAGGCGATGAAGAGATGCGGCACAGAGGAAGACCCGGATACGATCGTAATTCGCGAGGTTGCTGAAAATGTCGATGCACTCTCGGCCGCAAGGCACAAAAAGACACTTCCGGCTCTTGTCCGCGAGATCGTCCTCCGGACAGGCAAATTATACAGCAAAGACCGGGAGGGCGTCGCGGCATTAAACAGACTATACGAGATAGCACTTGAATTCTCCCGGATAAACCCTTCGGGGGAGATCGGCGATCTGCTTGACCACCTCTCGCTGCTGAGAGATCTATCGGGCGACTTCGGGGTGAACGAAAAGACCGGATCAGGCGTCAGGATAATGACGGTCCACCAGAGTAAGGGAAAGGAGTTTTCGGCGGTTTTCGTAACCGATCTCGCGGAGCGCCGGTTCCCGTTGAACTACAGGAGCAAGCCGTTCCGTGTTCCGGTGGATCTGTCGAAGAGCATCCGTCCGGGCGACGACGAGAAGGAGCTTTACAAACAGGAAGAACGAAGGCTCCTCTATGTCGCGATGACAAGAGCAAAGGAGAAGCTCTACCTGACGCGTGCGATAAGATACGGAGAAAATAAAAACGACTCGAAACCATCGGTATTCCTCACTGAGATAGACTACCTTAACAACACGGACATCAGCATCGTTTCAACAGACGGTGGAAAAAACGGGAAAGATAACCTGATCTCCGCAACGGGCGGCCCGGCGGAAGATCCCTTCTCAGAAGAGAACAAGCTCATGAAAGAGGCCGTCGCGGCGATCGCCGACAAAAGATACAGGTCGGCGGTCGGGAAGATACTGGCGCTGGAATACGTGCGGAGCCTGGATGAAGGGAAGGAGTTTGACAACAGGGAGTTCCTCAATATTCCGTTTGAAAAACCTGCTGTACCCCGAAGGAAACCTGAACCGCTTATCAAACCAGGTGACGGCACCAGGCTTTCCGCATCCGCACTGAAACTATATGATGACTGTCCTCTCAGGTTTAAATTTGAAAAGATCCTCAGGATACCGACGGAGCCCAGAACCTACTTCAGCTTGGGGACGACTGCACACTTAATAATCGAACACCTGACTAAGATGAAGATGGGTGGAGAGACTCCTTCGATGGAGAAAGCCGAAGATCTTCTTGAGAGATTCTGGTCACCGGATGCATATTCGTCGCAAAAACACGAACGAGAGGACAGAACCAGATTGATCGCTCATCTTAATAACTATCTCGAATGGGAGATGAATAATCCCAATATCCCCGTCGAAACGGAGATGGAGTTTGAGATCCGGGTACTCGGGACTCCTTTTACGGGGTACATCGACAGGCTCGAAAGGACGGAGTCGGGCGGTTATGCGGTAGTCGATTACAAAACCTCCAAAACACCGATGTCGAAGAACGACGCGAAGGAGGACATCCAGCTAAACCTTTATGCCTTGTGTGTGAAGGAAAAGACCGGCAGCCTCCCGGAGAAGGTCTCGCTCTTCTATCTTGACAAAGGAAAGATGGTTGACTATATTCCAGACTACGAATCGATCTCCGCATTTCTTGAAAATGCCGAACCGGTTATCGACAGGATTTTTGCAGGGGACTTCGAACCGAAAGAATCACGGAATTGTTTATACTGCGATTACAGAATTCTCTGCGGGAAGTAA
- a CDS encoding NifB/NifX family molybdenum-iron cluster-binding protein: MKICVTSKGTGTDSAVEERFGRAPYFVFVDLESGESSTIENPLLNESGGVGPRIVQLIIKESADVVITGQLGGNATTALQASGVKVYTYGENGTVADAVSKYREGKLRQLI; the protein is encoded by the coding sequence ATGAAGATTTGTGTAACATCAAAAGGAACGGGAACTGATTCTGCTGTCGAAGAAAGATTCGGAAGAGCCCCGTATTTTGTATTCGTCGATTTGGAATCGGGCGAGTCAAGTACAATTGAAAATCCACTCCTTAATGAAAGCGGCGGAGTTGGGCCGAGGATCGTCCAGCTAATCATCAAAGAAAGTGCCGATGTGGTAATTACCGGGCAGCTTGGCGGAAATGCAACGACAGCTCTTCAGGCTTCTGGCGTGAAGGTATATACATACGGCGAAAACGGGACCGTGGCCGATGCGGTTTCAAAGTACAGGGAAGGTAAACTCAGGCAGTTGATCTGA
- a CDS encoding nucleoside triphosphate pyrophosphohydrolase, translated as MKIYNKAVRDRIPEIITSRGEVCNYESLPDDEFLPFLQMKLLEESNEYIESKDAEELADLLETIFRIAEIKGISMKRLDEIRKEKSKIAGSFKKNIVLVAADED; from the coding sequence ATGAAGATCTACAACAAGGCAGTCAGGGACAGAATACCTGAGATAATAACCTCGAGAGGTGAAGTTTGCAACTACGAGAGTCTTCCCGACGATGAATTTCTTCCTTTTCTCCAGATGAAACTCCTTGAAGAGTCCAACGAGTATATAGAATCAAAAGATGCAGAGGAGCTTGCAGATCTTCTTGAAACAATTTTCAGGATTGCAGAGATTAAAGGTATCAGCATGAAAAGGCTGGATGAGATCAGGAAGGAGAAGTCGAAGATCGCGGGATCGTTTAAAAAAAATATCGTTCTGGTTGCAGCTGACGAGGATTAA
- a CDS encoding ATP-binding protein, with the protein MKKIAVVSGKGGTGKTMVTAGLAGIVKSDLSLADCDVEASNFELLYPGELLSKEDFHGLDISVIDTEKCVQCGACLENCRFGAVEIKEDQYSVRPLLCEGCGVCDYVCPSGAISMKKRLSGEIFCSATEAGPLAHARLEPGSGNSGLLVNEVKKRAARWTNISEVLLIDGPPGTGCPLISTVSGMGAVLAVTEPSISGLSDLSRLVEVCKGFRLRIFVVINRYDLEESVSHEIEEFCRSEELVIVGKIPFDPSVISAIRKNMPVTMLECPASDAIKEIWENLSKELDVS; encoded by the coding sequence ATGAAGAAGATTGCCGTAGTCAGCGGAAAGGGCGGGACAGGCAAGACGATGGTGACTGCGGGTCTTGCAGGAATTGTCAAATCCGATCTCTCCCTTGCTGATTGCGATGTCGAAGCCTCGAACTTCGAACTCCTCTATCCCGGTGAACTCCTTTCAAAAGAAGATTTCCACGGACTTGATATTTCAGTAATCGACACGGAAAAATGCGTTCAGTGCGGGGCATGCCTTGAAAACTGCCGCTTCGGTGCTGTAGAAATAAAAGAAGATCAGTATTCGGTCAGGCCGCTTCTCTGCGAAGGTTGCGGTGTCTGTGACTACGTCTGCCCTTCCGGGGCCATATCTATGAAGAAGCGTTTGTCCGGGGAGATATTCTGCTCGGCAACAGAAGCAGGCCCGCTTGCCCATGCACGCCTGGAGCCGGGTTCGGGAAACTCCGGTCTTCTTGTAAATGAGGTGAAGAAACGTGCAGCCCGCTGGACGAACATAAGTGAAGTTCTTTTGATCGACGGCCCCCCGGGAACCGGCTGCCCTTTGATTTCAACAGTAAGTGGTATGGGTGCCGTTCTTGCAGTAACCGAACCAAGCATCTCCGGACTATCAGACCTCTCAAGACTGGTAGAAGTGTGCAAAGGATTCAGGCTCAGGATATTCGTTGTTATCAACAGGTATGATCTTGAAGAATCCGTCTCCCACGAGATCGAGGAATTCTGCCGGTCTGAGGAGCTCGTCATTGTCGGGAAGATCCCATTTGATCCTTCTGTTATTTCCGCAATCAGGAAAAATATGCCGGTTACCATGTTAGAGTGCCCCGCTTCCGATGCCATAAAGGAGATCTGGGAGAATCTCTCAAAGGAGCTTGATGTATCATGA
- a CDS encoding DUF5320 domain-containing protein, producing the protein MPGFNRTGPNGMGSMTGWGRGNCVPADSQASSDAENKVLNEGDPNTAGNPVNTPAGFYGLGRGGMPCGCGRRFGGGRGRRSAAGGRGFGGRGRF; encoded by the coding sequence ATGCCAGGTTTTAACAGAACCGGACCCAATGGAATGGGTTCTATGACAGGCTGGGGACGCGGAAATTGCGTTCCTGCAGATTCTCAGGCATCTTCTGATGCTGAGAATAAAGTTTTAAACGAAGGAGATCCAAATACAGCAGGAAACCCTGTGAATACTCCTGCAGGATTTTATGGCCTTGGAAGAGGCGGTATGCCCTGCGGATGCGGCAGGAGATTCGGAGGTGGTCGTGGCCGCAGATCTGCAGCCGGCGGAAGAGGTTTCGGGGGCCGCGGCCGGTTCTAA
- a CDS encoding ZIP family metal transporter — translation MFEFFAGLNPVYQALLAGLFTWAMTAAGAAIVFPCRNFNRRLLNTMLGFAAGIMLAASVWSLLIPSMELSGEWGSLKWVPAATGFILGAGLIAGIDRVLPHLHIGFPRETAEGIKTSWPKSTLLILAITLHNIPEGLAVGVTFGAIASGQPETTLAAAVTLALGIGIQNFPEGIAVSMPLRGEGFSTFKCFWYGQLSGLVEPLAAVLGAAVVVFAMPVLPYALSFAAGAMLFVVIEEVIPESQLHGNTDYATFGALAGFLIMMILDVALG, via the coding sequence ATGTTTGAATTTTTCGCGGGCTTAAATCCTGTCTACCAGGCCCTGCTTGCAGGGCTTTTTACATGGGCAATGACAGCTGCCGGTGCCGCAATTGTATTTCCCTGCCGGAATTTCAACAGGAGACTGCTCAATACTATGCTTGGTTTTGCTGCAGGAATCATGCTTGCGGCAAGTGTGTGGTCCCTTCTTATTCCATCCATGGAACTCTCAGGAGAATGGGGATCGCTCAAATGGGTACCGGCGGCAACAGGATTCATTCTCGGGGCAGGATTAATAGCAGGAATCGACAGGGTGCTCCCTCACCTGCATATAGGTTTTCCAAGGGAAACAGCCGAAGGAATAAAGACTTCATGGCCGAAAAGCACCCTGCTGATTCTGGCAATTACTCTGCATAATATCCCCGAAGGGCTTGCCGTAGGCGTCACTTTCGGTGCGATAGCCTCAGGACAGCCGGAGACTACCCTTGCAGCCGCAGTCACGCTGGCACTGGGAATCGGCATCCAGAATTTCCCGGAAGGTATTGCAGTTTCGATGCCGTTACGAGGAGAAGGCTTCAGTACATTCAAATGCTTTTGGTACGGCCAGCTGTCGGGCCTTGTCGAACCACTCGCAGCGGTTTTGGGGGCGGCGGTCGTAGTCTTTGCAATGCCGGTTCTACCTTATGCCCTCTCTTTCGCGGCAGGAGCTATGCTCTTTGTTGTAATTGAAGAAGTCATTCCCGAGTCTCAATTACATGGCAATACCGATTATGCAACCTTCGGCGCACTTGCCGGATTTCTCATAATGATGATCCTTGATGTAGCGCTTGGATAA